A window of Desulfuromonas soudanensis genomic DNA:
GACCGCCTTCTGCCGGCCGGACTGGATGACACGCAGCACACCCTTTTCGCCGAACAGGGCAAATCCCAGCATCAGCAGCACCAGAAGGAGCGGCCAGAGCTGAATGGTTCGGGGAGGGGGGGGATTCCCCCCGTTTTCGGAGCGGGTCATGAGTTGATCATCCTCCCCTTGAAGCCGTAGCCGAGGAACGTCCCTGCATTTTTATTTCACGGCGATCTGACCGCGGATCTTCTCCAGGGTCTTTTTGCCGACCCCCTTGACCTTGAGAAGATCCTCCGGCGAGGTGAAGGTCCCCTGCTCGGTGCGGAAGGCGACAATTCGTTCCGCCGTGACCTTGCCGATCCCGGGGAGAGACTGGAGTTCCTTCACCGAAGCCGTGTTGAGATTGACTGCGGCTTCGACCTTCCTGACCACCGGTGCCTGGGCAACGGCGGCCCGGGCCATGGGCGCAAAAGTTAGGCTTAAGCATACTACCGCCAACACCATACCGACAAGACGTTTCATTGCGACTCCTCCTGTGAACGGTGTCCCTCGGGGACACGACCGCCGGACGGTCGGAAGGATTTCCGACTCGCCGGCATCAATGATTCGCCAATCCACCAAAGATTGGCTGTCACTAATTATCATTCACAAATAAAAATCGCAACTCTTTTTTCTTTTTTGCCGGAATCATTCCCCCGGCTCCCCGATCCCCCCTCCGAACAGATCGACCTTCCCCAACCCGGAAAGGGCAAAACTCAAAAGATAGGAGCGATCCTCAATACGGTCCCTGTAGGTCAGATAGATGCTCCAGCACTGGGACCTGAACTCCACTTCGGCGACGGATTCCAGAGACTTGCTGCCGGCGAAATCGTAGCGGTGCTGGTACTTGAAATAGAGGGGATTGAACCAGGCCATGTCGGCGGTGGCGGCCAGATATTCCAGTTCCCCTCGCCGGTACCGGTAATCGATGCCAAGAGCGTTTCCCGCCCCGTCCCGGACTTCCCCGGCCGCGCCGACGGCCGTCAACGCCCCCCCTTCGGGATCCAACCGCAAATCCAGGTCGAAAGAACTCCAGCGGGTCGGGCGGAGGATCAACTCAGTGCGCAAGGTCGAAAAGGGACTGTCCTCTTCCGGCGCATCGAGGCGCGTCTGTCGAATGTCGTACTCCTGGGAGAGGCGCAGATAGAGAAAATCATGGAAGGACGTCCCCCCTTCCTCGGTTTCGAGGCGGGCCGTGAGCCGATTGGTCAGCGCGTAACCGAGGACATTGCGCGGCGCAATGGCATCCAACCGATCAAACTGGGGAAGGTGGCTCTGGTCGACGTTGGGAATGAAGGTGTAGAAGATTTCCGGCTCGACAAGGTGGCGGATGCTCCGGAGTTGTTTTCCTCCCGGAGCAAAAATTCGTGTCAGCCGCGTGGAAATGCGGGTGGAGAAATCGGCCAGTCCCTGCGCCTCGTACCCCGGGCCGTCGCTGGACGTCTGGTAGAGCCTCTGGCGGTAGCCAAACTCGGGGGCGATCTCGAGAAATCCGCCGGCCTCAAAGACCGCCCCCAGGGAGGGGCGCAGATTGAGGCGTTGGCCTTTGAGCCCTTCATGGCGCCAGAAGTTGGTGGTGGAGGACTCCAGGTCGGTAAAGAAGGGGGTCTCGGCCAGGCGGCGCCGCAACAGGTCGAAGCGGACTTCGGGAAGCTGCTGCAGGGTAGCACCGTTACTCCCCACCAGATTCCGGGTGTACTTGAACTGCCCCCCCAGGTTGGCCCGGTCCCAATTGCGATTCAGGGCGACGACCGATTCCACCATGTCGCGGTTGTACTCCCCTGCCTCCTCGCCGAAATCGGCGAAATAGTCGGAACTGCTCACGTACTCCACGTCGCCGATCAGGCGCAGACGGTCGCCCAGAGCCCCCAGATGTTGCCAGTCAAGGGCATAGCGATCGCCGGCATCCTTGATCCCGCTGATGTGATAGCCGTGCAGGACACCGTCGTTTCCCTGACCGAAGATGTAGCGATACTCGGCCCCCTTGCCGACCCCGAGGTCGGATAGGTAATCGAGGTAGAAGGTGGCATCCATGTTGCGCCCGAGAACCTGATAGTAGCCGAGAGAGAGTTCGGTTCCCCGACGATCCGAATAACCGAAGCGCGGCATGAGAAAACCCGATTCCCGCTCGGCGGAGACGGGGTAGATCAGATAGGGGAGATAGAAAACGGGGAGGTCGTAGACGTAGAAGAGAACGTGCCTGGCCCGGGCATAGCCGCCAAGGGTGACATCGAGGCGTTTTGCTCCGAATTTCCATGAGGGGGTCGCTCCGTCGCAGGTCGTGAACGTCCCCTCCGATACCCGGTAGGTCTCGGCGTCGAAACGCTCGATTTCCCTGCCGACCAGGTGGACGTTCTTTTCACGCATAAAGGCGCGCCCGTCCGTCAGCCGTCCGGCATCGGTATTGACATTGAGCCAGAGGGTTTCTCCGGTCAGATACCCCGCCGGTTCGGTGACCTCCACCTCACCACTGGCCAGCGCCTCGCCGGCCACCTCGTTCCACTGCACACGGTCGGCATGGAGGGTCAGGGAGCCCTTTTGCAACCGGACCTTGCCGACGGCCTGGTAGGTCCCGCTCCCCTGATCGAAGCTGAGTTGATCGGCTTCGAGGCTCACCGGCTCACCAGCGGCAAGCCCCGCTCCGC
This region includes:
- a CDS encoding ComEA family DNA-binding protein, giving the protein MARAAVAQAPVVRKVEAAVNLNTASVKELQSLPGIGKVTAERIVAFRTEQGTFTSPEDLLKVKGVGKKTLEKIRGQIAVK
- a CDS encoding LPS-assembly protein LptD, coding for MKRRRISAWKIVVVGLFLPWGGTALALDGGAGLAAGEPVSLEADQLSFDQGSGTYQAVGKVRLQKGSLTLHADRVQWNEVAGEALASGEVEVTEPAGYLTGETLWLNVNTDAGRLTDGRAFMREKNVHLVGREIERFDAETYRVSEGTFTTCDGATPSWKFGAKRLDVTLGGYARARHVLFYVYDLPVFYLPYLIYPVSAERESGFLMPRFGYSDRRGTELSLGYYQVLGRNMDATFYLDYLSDLGVGKGAEYRYIFGQGNDGVLHGYHISGIKDAGDRYALDWQHLGALGDRLRLIGDVEYVSSSDYFADFGEEAGEYNRDMVESVVALNRNWDRANLGGQFKYTRNLVGSNGATLQQLPEVRFDLLRRRLAETPFFTDLESSTTNFWRHEGLKGQRLNLRPSLGAVFEAGGFLEIAPEFGYRQRLYQTSSDGPGYEAQGLADFSTRISTRLTRIFAPGGKQLRSIRHLVEPEIFYTFIPNVDQSHLPQFDRLDAIAPRNVLGYALTNRLTARLETEEGGTSFHDFLYLRLSQEYDIRQTRLDAPEEDSPFSTLRTELILRPTRWSSFDLDLRLDPEGGALTAVGAAGEVRDGAGNALGIDYRYRRGELEYLAATADMAWFNPLYFKYQHRYDFAGSKSLESVAEVEFRSQCWSIYLTYRDRIEDRSYLLSFALSGLGKVDLFGGGIGEPGE